One part of the Parambassis ranga chromosome 8, fParRan2.1, whole genome shotgun sequence genome encodes these proteins:
- the LOC114439328 gene encoding NACHT, LRR and PYD domains-containing protein 3-like isoform X1, whose amino-acid sequence MRNHVLPLFSLLFVSLLQYFSHLDPVLKKELHRERKAMAAPFELLGILEDLADSEFKKFKWYLQQAEVLDGFAAISKSQLENADRMDTVDEIIDTHNKNAVEVIMKTLKLIQKNDLVQRLSNLNSMSQESLSDCQHKLKSNLQKRFHDLFEQATESGKQMQKNETYTELCVTKEVPEGQSATCSNQTINIEDVLVPKPDQAGALRTLMTKGGSGTGKTVLTRKFVLDWAEDKLRNDIQFVFPFTFRELNFLKERQCSWMDLLHQFFAETKEVRSFDKLQIVFILDGLDECRLPLDFHNNEILSDVTELSSVDALLTNLIMGKLFPTASVWITTKPEAASQILPEYINMVTEVRGFTDMKIDEYFRKRFRNKELASSIISHVKASQSLHIMCRIPVLCWITATVLEDMFKTNERREQPKTLTEMYIHFLLVQIKLANVKYYGKAETDPTCIKGTSKTILSLGKLAFEQLQKGSLIFYEADLKECGIDVGAASEFPRIIKENAAFNQDKLFSFIHLSVQEFLAAFHVIVSFIKSGVNPLSQEQSQPSSVDKDQSAVKGLFQSAVDHALQNPNGHLDLFLCFLVGLSLHTHQALLQNLTRQLGSSLESNQDTVQYIRKRIREKPSPERCISLFCCLNELKDHSLLEEIQQSLRTGRLSSEKLSSAQWSTLVFIILSSETELNMFDLKKFSASEESLLNLLPLVQASRLSLLDHCQVSSRGCRALALVLSSPSSNLRALDLSYNQYDGVYDLAVGLQDPQCRLETLRLSNCGLTDVSGRYLSHVLSYQFSSLRELDLSNNNLCDSGVYFLSMGLERPHCKLETLRLVRCGLTWEVCDSVAFFLSSQSSCVRHLDLSMNNLQDSGVLVLRGGLESPHGKLEALRLRFCNLSEKSCGVLASVLTSQTSTSSLRQLELCNNDLQDSGVKLLTVALESPRCNLEILRLSNCMVSERSCEALASALSSKTSSLKELDLSSNDLQDSGVKLLSVGLKSPRCILETLRLSGCQVTEEGCSSLASALSSNPSYLKELDLSYNHPGDSGVLLFSAGLEDPQWRLDTLKVDHGGVQRLRPGLWKYACELTLDPNTAHRELSLSDGNRKVTRVEKEPYPYHPERFDKVTQLLCTTGLMGRCYWEVQAKHTDISVTYKGISRRGDNNDCTFGRNDKSWSLRWSNCPRVEHNCKDTYLSNPQGDPDRVGVFLDWHAGSVSFYSISSGTQTHLHTFHCTFTEPVYPGFGLFCDDSFVSLTSRGNAVISQASDAEI is encoded by the exons CCTGGATGGCTTTGCCGCAATCTCAAAGAGCCAGCTGGAGAATGCAGACAGAATGGACACGGTTGATGAGATCATAGATACCCACAACAAAAATGCAGTGGAGGTGATCATGAAAACTTTGAAGCTGATCCAAAAGAATGATTTGGTGCAGCGCTTATCAAACTTGAACTCAATGTCTCAAG AGAGTCTGTCCGATTGCCAGCATAAACTTAAATCTAACCTGCAGAAGAGATTCCATGATTTATTTGAGCAAGCCACAGAATCTGGAAAACAGATGCAAAAGAATGAGACCTACACTGAACTGTGTGTGACCAAAGAAGTGCCTGAAGGTCAAAGTGCAACATGTTCCAACCAAACCATAAATATTGAAGACGTCCTTGTACCCAAACCTGATCAAGCTGGAGCATTGAGAACACTGATGACAAAAGGAGGTTCTGGTACCGGCAAAACTGTCCTGACAAGAAAGTTTGTGCTAGATTGGGCTGAAGACAAGCTCAGAAATGATATTCAATTTGTATTTCCTTTCACTTTTCGAGAGCTGAATTTCCTGAAGGAGAGACAGTGCAGCTGGATGGACCTTCTTCATCAATTCTTTGCTGAAACCAAAGAAGTAAGAAGCTTCGACAAACTCCAGATTGTGTTTATCCTTGACGGTCTGGACGAGTGTCGACTACCGTTAGATTTCCACAACAACGAGATATTGTCTGATGTTACCGAGCTGTCTTCAGTGGATGCTTTGCTAACGAACCTCATCATGGGGAAACTGTTCCCTACTGCTAGCGTCTGGATAACCACAAAGCCAGAGGCAGCCAGTCAAATCCTTCCAGAGTACAtcaacatggtgacagaggtGAGAGGGTTTACTGACATGAAGATAGATGAGTACTTTAGGAAGAGATTCAGAAATAAGGAGCTGGCCAGCAGCATCATCTCCCATGTAAAGGCATCTCAAAGCCTTCACATTATGTGCCGCATCCCAGTCTtatgctggatcactgctacagttctggaggacatgttcaaAACCAATGAGAGACGAGAGCAGCCCAAGACCCTGAcggagatgtacatccactttcTGTTGGTTCAGATAAAACTAGCAAATGTCAAATATTATGGAAAGGCTGAGACAGACCCGACCTGCATCAAAGGCACCAGCAAGACAATTCTGTCTCTGGGGAAACTGGCTTTTGAGCAACTGCAGAAAGGAAGCCTAATCTTTTATGAAGCAGATCTCAAAGAATGTGGCATTGATGTCGGAGCTGCCTCTGAGTTCCCACGGATCATTAAAGAAAATGCTGCCTTCAACCAGGACAAACTTTTCTCCTTCATCCATTTGAGTGTTCAGGAATTCCTGGCAGCTTTTCATGTCATTGTGTCATTCATCAAATCTGGAGTCAACCCCTTATCACAGGAACAATCCCAACCGTCGTCAGTCGACAAAGACCAATCTGCAGTAAAAGGTCTCTTCCAGAGTGCAGTAGACCATGCCTTACAGAATCCAAATGGTCACCTAGACctgttcctctgttttcttgttGGTCTCTCACTGCACACCCATCAAGCACTTCTTCAAAACCTGACAAGACAATTAGGAAGTAGCTTAGAGAGCAATCAGGacacagtccagtacatcaggAAGAGGATCAGGGAGAAACCTTCTCCAGAGAGATGCATCAGCCTGTTCTGCTGTCTTAATGAACTGAAGGATCATTCTTTACTGGAGGAGATACAACAGTCCCTGAGGACAGGCCGTCTGTCCTCAGAGAAACTGTCTTCTGCTCAGTGGTCaactctggtcttcatcatacTGTCATCTGAGACCGAGTTGAAcatgtttgacctgaagaaatttTCTGCTTCAGAGGAAAGTCTTCTGAATTTGCTGCCACTAGTTCAAGCATCAAGGCTATCTCT TCTGGATCACTGTCAGGTGAGCTCTAGAGGCTGCAGAGCTCTGGCCTTGGTTCTCAGTTCCCCATCCTCCAACCTGAGAGCGCTGGATCTGAGTTACAACCAATATGATGGGGTTTATGACCTTGCAGTGGGCTTACAGGATCCACAGTGTAGACTAGAAACTCTCAG GCTGAGTAACTGTGGACTGACAGACGTGTCTGGTAGATATTTGTCACATGTCCTAAGCTACCAGTTCTCCAGTCTTAGAGAGCTGGACCTTTCGAATAACAACCTGTGTGACTCAGGAGTATACTTCCTCTCTATGGGACTGGAGCGTCCGCACTGTAAACTTGAAACTCTCAG ATTGGTTCGCTGTGGGTTGACGTGGGAGGTCTGTGATTCTGTGGCCTTTTTCCTTAGCTCTCAGTCCTCCTGTGTGAGACACTTGGACCTGAGTATGAACaatctgcaggattcaggagtgctGGTGTTACGTGGTGGACTGGAAAGTCCACATGGTAAACTGGAAGCACTGAG GCTGAGGTTTTGTAACCTATCAGAAAAAAGCTGTGGAGTTCTGGCCTCAGTTCTCACCTCTCAGACATCGACCTCCAGCCTGAGACAGCTAGAGTTATGTAACAACGACCTTCAGGATTCTGGGGTGAAGCTTCTCACTGTTGCACTGGAGAGTCCGCGCTGTAACCTGGAAATTCTCAG GTTGAGTAACTGCATGGTGTCAGaaagaagctgtgaagctctggcctcagctctcaGCTCCAAAACCTCTAGTTTGaaagagctggacctgagtaGCAATgatctgcaggattcaggagtgaagctgctctCTGTTGGACTCAAGAGTCCTCGATGTAtcctggagactctcag ACTGTCAGGCTGTCAGGTGACAGAGGAGGGCTGTTCCTCCCTCGCCTCTGCTCTGAGCTCTAACCCCTCTTATCTGAAAGAGCTCGACCTCAGCTACAACCATCCAGGAGACTCTGGAGTGCTTCTATTCTCTGCTGGATTGGAGGACCCACAGTGGAGATTGGACACGCTAAA AGTGGACCATGGTGGAGTGCAGAGGCTGCGGCCTGGTCTGTGGAAGT ATGCCTGTGAACTCACACTGGACCCAAACACAGCTCACAGAGAGCTCAGTCTGTCTGATGGCAACAGAAAGGTGACACGTGTGGAGAAGGAACCTTATCCTTACCATCCAGAGAGATTTGATAaagtcacacagctgctgtgtacgACTGGACTGATGGgccgctgttactgggaggttcAGGCTAAGCACACTGACATATCAGTCACGTACAAAGGAATCAGCAGGAGAGGAGATAATAATGACTGTACTTTTGGACGTAATGACAAGTCCTGGAGTCTGCGCTGGTCTAACTGTCCCAGAGTTGAACATAATTGCAAAGACACATACCTTAGTAATCCACAGGGAGACCCTGACAGAGTGGGAGTGTTTTTGGACTGGCATGCTGGGTCTGTGTCCTTTTACAGCATCTCCTCTGGCACACAGACTCACCTTCATACCTTCCACTGCACATTCACAGAACCGGTTTACCCAGGTTTTGGCCTTTTTTGTGATGACTCTTTTGTGTCTTTGACATCAAGAGGTAATGCAGTGATCAGTCAAGCATCTGATGCAGAAATCTAA
- the LOC114439328 gene encoding NACHT, LRR and PYD domains-containing protein 3-like isoform X2, which translates to MAAPFELLGILEDLADSEFKKFKWYLQQAEVLDGFAAISKSQLENADRMDTVDEIIDTHNKNAVEVIMKTLKLIQKNDLVQRLSNLNSMSQESLSDCQHKLKSNLQKRFHDLFEQATESGKQMQKNETYTELCVTKEVPEGQSATCSNQTINIEDVLVPKPDQAGALRTLMTKGGSGTGKTVLTRKFVLDWAEDKLRNDIQFVFPFTFRELNFLKERQCSWMDLLHQFFAETKEVRSFDKLQIVFILDGLDECRLPLDFHNNEILSDVTELSSVDALLTNLIMGKLFPTASVWITTKPEAASQILPEYINMVTEVRGFTDMKIDEYFRKRFRNKELASSIISHVKASQSLHIMCRIPVLCWITATVLEDMFKTNERREQPKTLTEMYIHFLLVQIKLANVKYYGKAETDPTCIKGTSKTILSLGKLAFEQLQKGSLIFYEADLKECGIDVGAASEFPRIIKENAAFNQDKLFSFIHLSVQEFLAAFHVIVSFIKSGVNPLSQEQSQPSSVDKDQSAVKGLFQSAVDHALQNPNGHLDLFLCFLVGLSLHTHQALLQNLTRQLGSSLESNQDTVQYIRKRIREKPSPERCISLFCCLNELKDHSLLEEIQQSLRTGRLSSEKLSSAQWSTLVFIILSSETELNMFDLKKFSASEESLLNLLPLVQASRLSLLDHCQVSSRGCRALALVLSSPSSNLRALDLSYNQYDGVYDLAVGLQDPQCRLETLRLSNCGLTDVSGRYLSHVLSYQFSSLRELDLSNNNLCDSGVYFLSMGLERPHCKLETLRLVRCGLTWEVCDSVAFFLSSQSSCVRHLDLSMNNLQDSGVLVLRGGLESPHGKLEALRLRFCNLSEKSCGVLASVLTSQTSTSSLRQLELCNNDLQDSGVKLLTVALESPRCNLEILRLSNCMVSERSCEALASALSSKTSSLKELDLSSNDLQDSGVKLLSVGLKSPRCILETLRLSGCQVTEEGCSSLASALSSNPSYLKELDLSYNHPGDSGVLLFSAGLEDPQWRLDTLKVDHGGVQRLRPGLWKYACELTLDPNTAHRELSLSDGNRKVTRVEKEPYPYHPERFDKVTQLLCTTGLMGRCYWEVQAKHTDISVTYKGISRRGDNNDCTFGRNDKSWSLRWSNCPRVEHNCKDTYLSNPQGDPDRVGVFLDWHAGSVSFYSISSGTQTHLHTFHCTFTEPVYPGFGLFCDDSFVSLTSRGNAVISQASDAEI; encoded by the exons CCTGGATGGCTTTGCCGCAATCTCAAAGAGCCAGCTGGAGAATGCAGACAGAATGGACACGGTTGATGAGATCATAGATACCCACAACAAAAATGCAGTGGAGGTGATCATGAAAACTTTGAAGCTGATCCAAAAGAATGATTTGGTGCAGCGCTTATCAAACTTGAACTCAATGTCTCAAG AGAGTCTGTCCGATTGCCAGCATAAACTTAAATCTAACCTGCAGAAGAGATTCCATGATTTATTTGAGCAAGCCACAGAATCTGGAAAACAGATGCAAAAGAATGAGACCTACACTGAACTGTGTGTGACCAAAGAAGTGCCTGAAGGTCAAAGTGCAACATGTTCCAACCAAACCATAAATATTGAAGACGTCCTTGTACCCAAACCTGATCAAGCTGGAGCATTGAGAACACTGATGACAAAAGGAGGTTCTGGTACCGGCAAAACTGTCCTGACAAGAAAGTTTGTGCTAGATTGGGCTGAAGACAAGCTCAGAAATGATATTCAATTTGTATTTCCTTTCACTTTTCGAGAGCTGAATTTCCTGAAGGAGAGACAGTGCAGCTGGATGGACCTTCTTCATCAATTCTTTGCTGAAACCAAAGAAGTAAGAAGCTTCGACAAACTCCAGATTGTGTTTATCCTTGACGGTCTGGACGAGTGTCGACTACCGTTAGATTTCCACAACAACGAGATATTGTCTGATGTTACCGAGCTGTCTTCAGTGGATGCTTTGCTAACGAACCTCATCATGGGGAAACTGTTCCCTACTGCTAGCGTCTGGATAACCACAAAGCCAGAGGCAGCCAGTCAAATCCTTCCAGAGTACAtcaacatggtgacagaggtGAGAGGGTTTACTGACATGAAGATAGATGAGTACTTTAGGAAGAGATTCAGAAATAAGGAGCTGGCCAGCAGCATCATCTCCCATGTAAAGGCATCTCAAAGCCTTCACATTATGTGCCGCATCCCAGTCTtatgctggatcactgctacagttctggaggacatgttcaaAACCAATGAGAGACGAGAGCAGCCCAAGACCCTGAcggagatgtacatccactttcTGTTGGTTCAGATAAAACTAGCAAATGTCAAATATTATGGAAAGGCTGAGACAGACCCGACCTGCATCAAAGGCACCAGCAAGACAATTCTGTCTCTGGGGAAACTGGCTTTTGAGCAACTGCAGAAAGGAAGCCTAATCTTTTATGAAGCAGATCTCAAAGAATGTGGCATTGATGTCGGAGCTGCCTCTGAGTTCCCACGGATCATTAAAGAAAATGCTGCCTTCAACCAGGACAAACTTTTCTCCTTCATCCATTTGAGTGTTCAGGAATTCCTGGCAGCTTTTCATGTCATTGTGTCATTCATCAAATCTGGAGTCAACCCCTTATCACAGGAACAATCCCAACCGTCGTCAGTCGACAAAGACCAATCTGCAGTAAAAGGTCTCTTCCAGAGTGCAGTAGACCATGCCTTACAGAATCCAAATGGTCACCTAGACctgttcctctgttttcttgttGGTCTCTCACTGCACACCCATCAAGCACTTCTTCAAAACCTGACAAGACAATTAGGAAGTAGCTTAGAGAGCAATCAGGacacagtccagtacatcaggAAGAGGATCAGGGAGAAACCTTCTCCAGAGAGATGCATCAGCCTGTTCTGCTGTCTTAATGAACTGAAGGATCATTCTTTACTGGAGGAGATACAACAGTCCCTGAGGACAGGCCGTCTGTCCTCAGAGAAACTGTCTTCTGCTCAGTGGTCaactctggtcttcatcatacTGTCATCTGAGACCGAGTTGAAcatgtttgacctgaagaaatttTCTGCTTCAGAGGAAAGTCTTCTGAATTTGCTGCCACTAGTTCAAGCATCAAGGCTATCTCT TCTGGATCACTGTCAGGTGAGCTCTAGAGGCTGCAGAGCTCTGGCCTTGGTTCTCAGTTCCCCATCCTCCAACCTGAGAGCGCTGGATCTGAGTTACAACCAATATGATGGGGTTTATGACCTTGCAGTGGGCTTACAGGATCCACAGTGTAGACTAGAAACTCTCAG GCTGAGTAACTGTGGACTGACAGACGTGTCTGGTAGATATTTGTCACATGTCCTAAGCTACCAGTTCTCCAGTCTTAGAGAGCTGGACCTTTCGAATAACAACCTGTGTGACTCAGGAGTATACTTCCTCTCTATGGGACTGGAGCGTCCGCACTGTAAACTTGAAACTCTCAG ATTGGTTCGCTGTGGGTTGACGTGGGAGGTCTGTGATTCTGTGGCCTTTTTCCTTAGCTCTCAGTCCTCCTGTGTGAGACACTTGGACCTGAGTATGAACaatctgcaggattcaggagtgctGGTGTTACGTGGTGGACTGGAAAGTCCACATGGTAAACTGGAAGCACTGAG GCTGAGGTTTTGTAACCTATCAGAAAAAAGCTGTGGAGTTCTGGCCTCAGTTCTCACCTCTCAGACATCGACCTCCAGCCTGAGACAGCTAGAGTTATGTAACAACGACCTTCAGGATTCTGGGGTGAAGCTTCTCACTGTTGCACTGGAGAGTCCGCGCTGTAACCTGGAAATTCTCAG GTTGAGTAACTGCATGGTGTCAGaaagaagctgtgaagctctggcctcagctctcaGCTCCAAAACCTCTAGTTTGaaagagctggacctgagtaGCAATgatctgcaggattcaggagtgaagctgctctCTGTTGGACTCAAGAGTCCTCGATGTAtcctggagactctcag ACTGTCAGGCTGTCAGGTGACAGAGGAGGGCTGTTCCTCCCTCGCCTCTGCTCTGAGCTCTAACCCCTCTTATCTGAAAGAGCTCGACCTCAGCTACAACCATCCAGGAGACTCTGGAGTGCTTCTATTCTCTGCTGGATTGGAGGACCCACAGTGGAGATTGGACACGCTAAA AGTGGACCATGGTGGAGTGCAGAGGCTGCGGCCTGGTCTGTGGAAGT ATGCCTGTGAACTCACACTGGACCCAAACACAGCTCACAGAGAGCTCAGTCTGTCTGATGGCAACAGAAAGGTGACACGTGTGGAGAAGGAACCTTATCCTTACCATCCAGAGAGATTTGATAaagtcacacagctgctgtgtacgACTGGACTGATGGgccgctgttactgggaggttcAGGCTAAGCACACTGACATATCAGTCACGTACAAAGGAATCAGCAGGAGAGGAGATAATAATGACTGTACTTTTGGACGTAATGACAAGTCCTGGAGTCTGCGCTGGTCTAACTGTCCCAGAGTTGAACATAATTGCAAAGACACATACCTTAGTAATCCACAGGGAGACCCTGACAGAGTGGGAGTGTTTTTGGACTGGCATGCTGGGTCTGTGTCCTTTTACAGCATCTCCTCTGGCACACAGACTCACCTTCATACCTTCCACTGCACATTCACAGAACCGGTTTACCCAGGTTTTGGCCTTTTTTGTGATGACTCTTTTGTGTCTTTGACATCAAGAGGTAATGCAGTGATCAGTCAAGCATCTGATGCAGAAATCTAA